The following coding sequences are from one Saccharomyces cerevisiae S288C chromosome X, complete sequence window:
- the PAU1 gene encoding seripauperin PAU1 (Member of the seripauperin multigene family; encoded mainly in subtelomeric regions; SWAT-GFP and mCherry fusion proteins localize to the vacuole; active during alcoholic fermentation; regulated by anaerobiosis, negatively regulated by oxygen; repressed by heme; identical to Pau14p) produces MVKLTSIAAGVAAIAATASATTTLAQSDERVNLVELGVYVSDIRAHLAQYYMFQAAHPTETYPVEVAEAVFNYGDFTTMLTGISPDQVTRMITGVPWYSSRLKPAISSALSKDGIYTIAN; encoded by the coding sequence atGGTCAAATTAACTTCAATCGCTGCTGGTGTCGCTGCCATCGCTGCTACTGCTTCCGCAACCACCACTCTAGCTCAATCTGACGAAAGAGTCAACTTGGTTGAATTGGGTGTCTACGTCTCTGATATCAGAGCTCACTTGGCCCAATACTACATGTTCCAAGCCGCACACCCAACTGAAACCTACCCAGTCGAAGTTGCTGAAGCCGTTTTCAACTACGGTGACTTCACCACCATGTTGACTGGTATTTCTCCAGACCAAGTGACCAGAATGATCACCGGTGTCCCATGGTACTCCAGCAGATTAAAGCCAGCCATCTCCAGTGCTCTATCCAAGGACGGTATCTACACTATCGCAAACTAG
- the VTH2 gene encoding signal sequence-binding protein (Putative membrane glycoprotein; has strong similarity to Vth1p and Pep1p/Vps10p; may be involved in vacuolar protein sorting), with protein MALFRALYIIWVFLLIPLSNAEEFTPKVTRTLSRYVFDIVNFDDSNTLIRAEEDSVEISFDAGENWKTIDEIEEPIESFVVDPFRGHDRAFAFVKTAPKFYVTDDQGKSWRPLTIPISEKASNYFCDVTTHPIKKKHLIIRCDLLTIKNSGLMYVGREIYTTNDGVSFSQVKPSFGKIDGHISTARCDFIKSSEDSDLGGNDASILCLFRNTEYIESTGSTIDKSELILSADGGETFKELVQFKDKVVSRYEILKHHVIVLTQDDMYNEMSSTNIWISNDVSTFQVARTPTKIRHVNMGQIHEDSIGRIVLPVSRERDDEDSNQPGAAEVLISDSEGLKFLPINWIPNNQFGYINVAYPGFLKGTFFGSFHPFIEYSDRKRKYSRQKVREETKVSVDNGLTWTNLKVVDRENVDLFGCDVTKPERCSLQTHFYDLRNLNPSAGIMMISGIVGDGSAYNWKEEKTFISRDSGLTWRLVHNSTGLYTTGDLGNIIMYIPYRSNENGDVPSKFYYSLDQGKTWGEYDLIMPIYPYRLVSTISDGSGSKFILTGTSITEDPIFITYSIDFSAVFDYKSCEEGDFEDWNLADGKCVNGAKYKYRRRKQDAQCLVKKAFKDLSLDETPCNSCTGSDYECSFEFVRDAKGDCIPDYNLIALSDICDKSKGKSVLVKPLQLIKGDKCKTPMKIESVDIPCDEIPKEGSSDKEIVTTENKFDFEIKFYQYFDTVADESLVMLNSIGDAYISHDGGQTIKRFDTDGEKIVEIVFNPYFNSSAYLFGSKGNIFLTHDRGYSFMIAKLPEARQLGMPLDFSAKAQDTFIYYGGKNCESILSPECHAVAYLTKDGGETFTEMLDNAIHCEFAGTLFKYPSNDDMVMCQVKEKFSQTRSLVSSTDFFQDDRKTVFENIIGYLSTGGYIIVAVPHEDNELRAYVTNDGAEFTEAKFPYDEDIGKQDAFTILGSEEGSIFLHLATNLESGHDFGNLLKSNSNGTSFVTLEHAVNRNTFGYVDFEKVQGLEGIIITNIVSNSEKVGENKEDEQLKTKITFNDGSDWNFLKPPKKDSEGKKFPCDSVSLDKCSLHLHGYTERKDIRDTYSSGSALGMMFGVGNVGDRLLPYEECSTFLTTDGGETWTEVKKGPHQWEYGDHGGVLVLVPENAETDSISYSTDFGKTWKDYKFCGDKVLVKDIITVPRDSALRFLLFGEAKNMGSGSFRTYTIDFRNIFERQCEFDITGRKRADFKYSPLGSRTGCLFGHKTEFLRKTDEKCFIGNIPLSEFSRNVKNCPCTRQDFECDYNFYKASDGTCKLVKGLSSANGADICKKEPDLIEYYDSSGYRKIPLSTCKGGLKLDAHLAPHPCPGKEKAFREKYSINTGAYALVFVTILLVIFFVAWFVYDRGIRRNGGFSRFEEIRLGDDGLIENNRTDRVVNIIVRLGLCISLITKSAFQRAKAGTAQLSSKFRARFGNKKGATYSSLLHDQLSDEPDGFHEDSNDLSSFRGQGSNSEIEQEDVDTSQQEHTSRTDLLGASNIPDALPARSASHESDLAAARSEDK; from the coding sequence ATGGCATTGTTTCGTGCCCTGTATATTATTTGGGTATTCCTACTCATTCCACTGTCCAATGCAGAAGAATTCACCCCCAAGGTTACCAGAACTTTGTCAAGATATGTATTCGATATAGTAAACTTTGATGATTCAAACACTTTGATCAGAGCAGAAGAAGACTCTGTCGAGATAAGTTTTGATGCTGGagaaaattggaaaacaatAGATGAGATTGAAGAGCCTATCGAGTCATTTGTTGTTGATCCCTTCCGTGGGCATGATAGAGCTTTTGCTTTCGTGAAAACGGCACCAAAATTTTACGTCACGGATGATCAAGGTAAATCGTGGAGGCCTTTGACTATACCCATTTCTGAGAAAGCATCGAATTATTTTTGCGACGTAACTACTCACCctataaaaaagaagcatcTTATTATTCGTTGTGATTTGTTGACAATAAAAAACTCAGGCTTAATGTATGTTGGAAGAGAGATTTACACAACTAATGATGGAGTATCCTTTTCCCAAGTTAAACcttcttttggaaaaattgatgGTCATATTAGCACGGCACGCTGTGACTTTATTAAATCTAGTGAGGATTCTGATCTGGGCGGTAATGATGCTTCGATACTCTGTCTTTTCCGAAACACTGAGTACATTGAAAGTACAGGCTCAACTATTGACAAGTCTGAATTGATTTTAAGTGCCGATGGAGGTGAAACATTCAAAGAATTAGTCCAGTTCAAAGATAAGGTTGTTAGTCGATACGAGATACTTAAGCATCATGTGATCGTTTTGACACAAGATGATATGTATAATGAAATGTCATCAACAAACATTTGGATATCCAATGATGTATCCACTTTTCAAGTGGCTCGTACACCTACTAAGATACGGCACGTTAATATGGGACAAATTCATGAAGATTCCATCGGAAGAATCGTTTTACCTGTATCTAGAGAAagagatgatgaagacaGCAACCAACCGGGAGCTGCTGAAGTGTTAATATCAGATTCTGAAGGACTAAAATTTTTGCCTATAAATTGGATACCAAACAATCAGTTTGGATATATCAATGTAGCTTATCCAGGTTTCTTAAAAGGAACATTTTTTGGTTCGTTTCATCCCTTCATTGAATATTCTGatagaaaaaggaaatacaGCCGACAGAAAGTAAGAGAGGAAACTAAAGTATCTGTTGATAACGGTCTCACATGGACAAACTTGAAAGTTGTTGACCGGGAAAATGTAGATTTATTTGGTTGTGATGTCACTAAACCCGAGAGATGTTCGCTTCAGACTCATTTCTATGATCTAAGAAATTTAAATCCCTCTGCCGGAATCATGATGATATCGGGTATTGTTGGCGACGGCAGTGCATACaattggaaagaagaaaaaactttcatCTCCAGGGATAGTGGTTTAACATGGAGGTTAGTCCATAATTCCACTGGTTTATATACTACTGGTGATCTGGGAAATATTATCATGTATATTCCATATCGTTCGAATGAAAATGGCGATGTGCCTTctaaattttattattccTTGGATCAAGGTAAGACATGGGGTGAATATGATCTAATCATGCCTATTTATCCATACAGATTAGTCAGCACAATATCAGATGGATCTGgttcaaaatttattctAACAGGAACGTCCATTACAGAAGATCCAATATTCATTACATATTCAATTGATTTTTCAGCGGTATTTGATTATAAATCATGTGAAGAGGgtgattttgaagattggAATCTAGCAGATGGAAAATGTGTTAATGGCGCCAAATACAAGTACAGAAGGAGGAAACAGGACGCCCAGTGTTTGGTAAAAAAAGCATTCAAAGATTTGAGTTTAGATGAAACGCCTTGTAACAGTTGTACTGGATCCGACTACGAATGTTCGTTTGAATTCGTTAGAGATGCGAAGGGTGACTGTATACCAGATTATAATCTGATTGCCCTTTCCGATATATGTGACAAATCGAAGGGTAAATCTGTGTTAGTAAAGCCACTACAATTAATCAAAGGTGATAAATGTAAAACACCTATGAAAATTGAATCCGTAGACATTCCGTGTGACGAAATTCCAAAGGAGGGTTCGAGTGACAAGGAAATAGTGACTACTGAAAACAAATTCgactttgaaattaaatttTACCAATACTTCGATACAGTTGCCGACGAATCTTTGGTCATGCTGAATTCGATAGGAGACGCCTATATATCCCACGATGGTGGACAAACGATAAAAAGGTTTGACACTGACGGCGAAAAAATTGTCGAAATCGTGTTTAACCCATACTTCAATTCTTCAGCATATTTGTTTGGCTCTAAAGGTAACATATTCTTAACACACGATAGAGGATACTCTTTCATGATAGCTAAATTACCTGAAGCCAGGCAATTAGGCATGCCACTAGATTTTAGTGCTAAAGCACAGGATACTTTTATTTACTATGGTGGTAAGAATTGTGAATCAATTTTAAGTCCAGAATGTCATGCAGTGGCATACCTCACCAAAGATGGGGGTGAAACTTTTACAGAAATGCTTGATAATGCAATTCATTGTGAGTTTGCAGGAACACTATTCAAATATCCGTCAAATGACGATATGGTTATGTGCCAAGTAAAGGAAAAGTTTTCGCAAACAAGAAGTTTAGTTTCTTCTACTGACTTTTTCCAAGATGATAGAAAAACTgtctttgaaaacattATCGGCTACTTGTCTACTGGTGGCTATATCATTGTTGCCGTACCTCATGAAGACAATGAATTGAGGGCGTATGTAACTAATGATGGTGCTGAGTTTACCGAGGCAAAATTCCCatatgatgaagatattggTAAGCAAGACGCATTCACTATTTTAGGATCTGAGGAAGgatcaatatttttacatTTAGCAACAAACTTGGAATCAGGACACGATTTCGGAAACCTTTTGAAATCCAACTCGAATGGTACTTCTTTTGTCACCTTAGAGCATGCCGTTAATAGAAACACATTCGGTTATGTGgactttgaaaaagttcaagGTCTTGAAGGTATTATTATCACCAACATCGTTTCGAATAGCGAAAAGGTTGGCGAGAACAAGGAAGACGAACAATTGAAGACGAAAATCACCTTCAATGACGGTTCAGATTGGAACTTTTTGAAGCCTCCAAAGAAGGATTCGGAAGGGAAAAAGTTTCCCTGTGATTCTGTGTCATTAGATAAATGTTCTCTACATTTGCATGGTTACACTGAACGTAAGGATATCAGGGATACATATTCCTCTGGCTCCGCGTTAGGAATGATGTTTGGTGTCGGAAATGTTGGCGATAGGCTTCTACCATATGAGGAGTGTTCCACTTTTCTAACCACTGATGGAGGAGAGACGTGGACTGAGGTTAAAAAAGGCCCCCATCAATGGGAGTACGGTGATCATGGTGGAGTCTTGGTTTTGGTCCCCGAAAACGCAGAAACTGATTCTATTTCTTACTCCACCGATTTTGGTAAAACATGGAAAGATTATAAATTCTGTGGCGACAAAGTCCTCGTAAAGGATATAATCACCGTTCCCAGAGATTCTGCTTTGAGGTTTTTGCTATTTGGAGAAGCAAAAAACATGGGTAGTGGTTCATTCAGAACGTATACAATTGATTTTAGAAACATCTTCGAGAGGCAATGTGAGTTTGATATTACCGGTAGAAAAAGGGCAGATTTTAAGTACTCTCCTCTGGGTTCCAGAACTGGTTGTTTGTTTGGCCATAAAACAGAATTTTTACGTAAAACCGAtgaaaaatgttttattggGAATATTCCACTTTCTGAATTTTCGAGGAACGTCAAAAACTGTCCATGTACAAGACAAGATTTCGAATGTGACtataatttttataaaGCCAGTGATGGTACTTGTAAATTAGTCAAAGGCTTAAGTTCGGCGAATGGTGCCGATATCTGCAAAAAGGAACCCGACTTAATTGAATACTATGATTCCTCCGGCTATCGGAAAATTCCCTTATCAACCTGTAAAGGTGGGCTGAAATTGGATGCACATTTAGCACCACATCCTTGTCcgggaaaagaaaaggcatTCAGGGAAAAATACTCTATAAACACCGGCGCTTATGCGCTGGTTTTTGTTACAATTCTTCTcgttattttctttgtcgCATGGTTTGTATACGATAGAGGTATCAGGAGAAATGGGggattttcaagatttgaagaaatcagaTTAGGAGACGATGGGCTGATAGAAAACAATAGGACCGATAGAGTTGTCAACATCATTGTAAGACTAGGATTATGCATTTCTTTAATCACCAAGTCTGCGTTTCAACGCGCGAAGGCAGGTACAGCGCaactttcttcaaaatttagGGCAAGGTTTGGCAACAAAAAAGGTGCCACTTACTCTTCGCTGCTTCATGATCAGCTTTCAGATGAACCAGATGGCTTCCATGAAGATTCCAACGATTTATCCAGTTTCAGAGGTCAAGGTAGTAATTCTGAAATTGAGCAAGAAGATGTTGACACATCTCAACAAGAGCATACGTCGCGGACAGACCTACTTGGTGCTAGCAATATTCCAGACGCTTTGCCAGCGCGTAGTGCTTCTCACGAGTCCGATTTAGCAGCTGCACGCAGCGAAGACAAGTAG
- the IMA4 gene encoding oligo-1,6-glucosidase IMA4 (Alpha-glucosidase; weak, but broad substrate specificity for alpha-1,4- and alpha-1,6-glucosides; member of IMA isomaltase family; not required for isomaltose utilization, but Ima4p overexpression allows the ima1 null mutant to grow on isomaltose; identical to IMA3): MTISSAHPETEPKWWKEATIYQIYPASFKDSNNDGWGDMKGIASKLEYIKELGTDAIWISPFYDSPQDDMGYDIANYEKVWPTYGTNEDCFALIEKTHKLGMKFITDLVINHCSSEHEWFKESRSSKTNPKRDWFFWRPPKGYDAEGKPIPPNNWRSYFGGSAWTFDEKTQEFYLRLFCSTQPDLNWENEDCRKAIYESAVGYWLDHGVDGFRIDVGSLYSKVAGLPDAPVIDENSKWQLSDPFTMNGPRIHEFHQEMNKFIRNRVKDGREIMTVGEMRHATDETKRLYTSASRHELSELFNFSHTDVGTSPKFRQNLIPYELKDWKVALAELFRYVNGTDCWSTIYLENHDQPRSITRFGDDSPKNRVISGKLLSVLLVSLSGTLYVYQGQELGEINFKNWPIEKYEDVEVRNNYDAIKEEHGENSKEMKRFLEAIALISRDHARTPMQWSREEPNAGFSGPNAKPWFYLNESFREGINAEDESKDPNSVLNFWKEALRFRKAHKDITVYGYDFEFIDLDNKKLFSFTKKYDNKTLFAALNFSSDSIDFTIPNNSSSFKLEFGNYPRSEVDASSRTLKPWEGRIYISE, translated from the coding sequence atgactatttcttctGCACATCCAGAAACAGAACCCAAGTGGTGGAAAGAGGCCacaatttatcaaatttatcCCGCAAGTTTCAAAGACTCCAACAACGATGGTTGGGGTGATATGAAGGGTATTGCCTCCAAGTTGGAGTACATCAAAGAGCTTGGTACCGATGCCATTTGGATCTCGCCATTTTACGACTCGCCACAAGATGATATGGGTTACGATATTGCCAACTACGAAAAGGTCTGGCCAACCTACGGTACGAACGAGGACTGCTTTGCCTTGATCGAAAAGACACATAAGCTTGGTATGAAATTTATCACCGACTTAGTCATCAACCATTGCTCCAGCGAACATGAATGGTTCAAAGAGAGCAGATCCTCAAAAACCAATCCAAAACGTGACTGGTTCTTCTGGAGACCTCCTAAGGGTTATGACGCCGAAGGCAAGCCAATTCCTCCAAACAATTGGAGGTCTTACTTCGGTGGTTCTGCATGGACGTTCGATGAAAAGACACAAGAGTTTTACTTGCGTTTGTTTTGCTCCACCCAACCTGATCTAAACTGGGAGAACGAAGACTGCAGAAAGGCAATCTACGAAAGTGCCGTTGGATACTGGTTAGACCATGGTGTAGACGGCTTTAGAATTGATGTGGGAAGCTTGTACTCCAAGGTTGCTGGTCTACCAGACGCTCCTGTGATTGACGAAAACTCAAAGTGGCAACTCAGTGATCCTTTCACAATGAACGGACCACGTATCCATGAGTTTCATCAAGAAATGAACAAGTTCATCAGAAACAGAGTGAAGGATGGCAGAGAAATTATGACAGTTGGTGAAATGCGACATGCTACTGATGAGACCAAGAGGTTGTATACAAGTGCGTCAAGACACGAACTTAGTGAGTTATTCAACTTTTCCCACACTGATGTCGGGACTTCGCCCAAGTTCCGTCAAAATTTGATACCATATGAACTAAAGGATTGGAAGGTTGCCCTTGCTGAACTTTTCAGATACGTTAACGGAACTGATTGTTGGTCAACAATTTATCTGGAAAATCACGACCAACCTCGTTCAATTACCAGATTTGGTGACGATTCTCCCAAAAACCGTGTTATTTCTGGTAAGTTGTTGTCTGTGTTGTTGGTGTCACTGAGCGGTACTCTATATGTGTACCAAGGACAGGAACTGGGTGAAatcaatttcaagaacTGGCCTATCGAAAAATACGAGGATGTCGAAGTTAGAAATAACTATGATGCGATCAAGGAAGAGCATGGAGAAAACTCGAAGGAGATGAAGAGGTTTTTGGAAGCAATTGCCCTTATTTCCAGAGACCATGCTAGAACACCTATGCAATGGTCTCGTGAGGAGCCAAATGCTGGTTTTTCTGGTCCTAATGCTAAACCATGGTTTTACTTGAACGAGTCTTTCAGGGAAGGAATTAACGCTGAAGACGAATCCAAGGACCCCAACTCGGTTTTGAACTTCTGGAAGGAGGCCTTGAGATTTAGAAAGGCACACAAGGATATTACTGTGTATGGATATGATTTTGAGTTTATTGATTTGGACAATAAGAAACTGTTCAGCTTCACAAAGAAATACGACAACAAAACATTGTTTGCTGCTTTGAACTTCAGCTCTGATTCGATCGACTTCACGATTCCAAACAATAGCTCATCGTTTAAGTTGGAATTCGGAAACTACCCAAGAAGTGAAGTTGATGCGTCTTCCAGAACATTGAAGCCATGGGAGGGCAGAATTTACATATCTGAATGA
- the HXT9 gene encoding hexose transporter HXT9 (Putative hexose transporter that is nearly identical to Hxt11p; has similarity to major facilitator superfamily (MFS) transporters, expression of HXT9 is regulated by transcription factors Pdr1p and Pdr3p): protein MSGVNNTSANDLSTTESNSNSVANAPSVKTEHNDSKNSLNLDATEPPIDLPQKPLSAYTTVAILCLMIAFGGFIFGWDTGTISGFVNLSDFIRRFGQKNDKGTYYLSKVRMGLIVSIFNIGCAIGGIVLSKVGDIYGRRIGLITVTAIYVVGILIQITSINKWYQYFIGRIISGLGVGGIAVLSPMLISEVAPKQIRGTLVQLYQLMCTMGIFLGYCTNYGTKNYHNATQWRVGLGLCFAWTTFMVSGMMFVPESPRYLIEVGKDEEAKRSLSKSNKVSVDDPALLAEYDTIKAGIELEKLAGNASWSELLSTKTKVFQRVLMGVMIQSLQQLTGDNYFFYYGTTIFKSVGLKDSFQTSIIIGVVNFFSSFIAVYTIERFGRRTCLLWGAASMLCCFAVFASVGVTKLWPQGSSHQDITSQGAGNCMIVFTMFFIFSFATTWAGGCYVIVSETFPLRVKSRGMAIATAANWMWGFLISFFTPFITGAINFYYGYVFLGCLVFAYFYVFFFVPETKGLTLEEVNTMWLEGVPAWKSASWVPPERRTADYDADAIDHDDRPIYKRFFSS from the coding sequence ATGTCCGGTGTTAATAATACATCCGCAAATGATTTATCCACTACCGAGTCTAACTCTAACTCAGTAGCAAATGCACCATCTGTAAAAACTGAGCATAATGACTCTAAAAACTCCCTCAACCTGGATGCCACTGAACCACCTATTGACTTACCTCAAAAACCCCTCTCTGCATATACCACCGTCGCAATCCTGTGTTTGATGATTGCATTTGGCGGCTTCATCTTTGGTTGGGATACCGGTACCATTTCTGGTTTTGTTAACCTTTCTGATTTCATCAGAAGGTTCggtcaaaaaaatgacaagGGAACCTACTACTTATCGAAAGTAAGAATGGGTTTGATCGTCTCAATATTCAACATTGGCTGCGCCATAGGCGGAATTGTCTTGTCAAAAGTCGGTGATATATATGGTCGTCGTATTGGATTGATTACAGTTACTGCCATTTACGTTGTAGGCATCCTAATCCAAATAACTTCCATAAACAAGTGGTACCAATACTTCATTGGAAGAATTATTTCTGGCCTAGGAGTGGGAGGCATTGCTGTCCTTTCCCCAATGTTGATATCTGAAGTTGCTCCCAAACAAATCAGAGGAACCCTGGTCCAATTGTACCAGCTGATGTGTACGATGGGTATTTTTCTAGGATACTGTACCAATTACGGTACCAAGAACTATCACAACGCCACTCAATGGAGAGTCGGCCTTGGTCTTTGCTTTGCCTGGACTACATTCATGGTTAGTGGAATGATGTTTGTACCAGAATCACCACGTTACCTGATTGAGGTTGGTAAAGATGAGGAAGCGAAACGTTCACTTTCGAAATCCAACAAAGTCTCAGTCGACGATCCAGCCTTGTTAGCAGAATATGACACTATAAAGGCGGGAATCGAACTTGAAAAGCTGGCAGGTAACGCATCATGGTCTGAACTACTCTCCACTAAAACAAAGGTCTTTCAGCGTGTTCTCATGGGAGTGATGATCCAATCGCTGCAGCAATTAACCGGTGATAACTACTTCTTTTACTACGGCACCACCATCTTCAAATCTGTCGGTCTAAAGGACTCCTTTCAGACTTCGATCATTATCGGTGTggttaattttttctcttcattcATAGCGGTATACACCATTGAGAGGTTTGGACGCCGTACGTGTCTATTGTGGGGTGCTGCTTCTATGCTATGCTGCTTTGCTGTGTTTGCCTCCGTCGGTGTGACAAAGTTGTGGCCTCAAGGAAGCAGTCACCAAGACATTACTTCTCAGGGCGCCGGTAACTGTATGATTGTGTTTACTatgttcttcattttttcgtTCGCCACCACTTGGGCAGGCGGCTGTTACGTTATTGTCTCAGAGACGTTTCCTCTTAGGGTCAAATCAAGAGGAATGGCAATCGCAACAGCTGCAAACTGGATGTGGGGTTTCCTGATTAGTTTCTTTACCCCATTCATTACCGGGGCAATCAACTTTTACTACGGTTATGTATTCTTAGGCTGTCTGGTTTTTGCATACTTTtatgtctttttctttgtccCAGAAACAAAAGGCCTGACGCTGGAGGAGGTGAATACTATGTGGCTGGAAGGTGTGCCAGCATGGAAATCAGCCTCATGGGTGCCACCAGAAAGAAGAACCGCAGATTACGATGCTGACGCCATAGACCATGACGATAGACCAATCTACAAGAGGTTCTTTTCCAGCTAA
- a CDS encoding acetyltransferase (Mitochondrial protein, putative acetyltransferase; similar to bacterial galactoside O-acetyltransferases; induced by oleate in OAF1/PIP2-dependent manner; promoter contains oleate response element consensus sequence; mutation decreases salt tolerance; non-essential gene) produces the protein MGVLENIVPGELYDANYDPDLLKIRKETKIKLHEYNTLSPADENKKSQVIRELLGSCTDNFIIEPPFYCDYGSNIYIGDNFYANHNLVILDGAKVVIGDNVFIAPNVGIYTAGHPIDVERRLQGLEYAMPVTIGDNVWIGGGVSIIPGVNIGKNSVIAAGSVVIRDIPENVVAAGNPCKVIRKITEKDSTTTNYRK, from the coding sequence ATGGGCGTATTAGAAAATATAGTACCTGGTGAGCTTTATGATGCGAACTATGATCCagatcttttgaaaattagaaaagagactaaaataaaattgcaCGAATACAACACCCTTAGCCCCGCTGAtgagaataaaaagagCCAGGTAATAAGAGAATTACTTGGTAGTTGCACTGATAACTTTATAATTGAACCGCCGTTTTACTGTGATTACGGAAGTAACATCTATATCGGAGACAACTTTTACGCCAATCACAATCTTGTTATATTGGATGGGGCCAAGGTAGTCATCGGTGACAACGTATTTATCGCCCCTAATGTTGGTATTTATACGGCAGGTCATCCAATTGACGTGGAAAGACGGCTTCAAGGATTAGAATATGCCATGCCTGTGACCATTGGAGACAATGTATGGATTGGAGGTGGAGTGTCAATAATTCCTGGAGTAAATATAGGTAAAAACTCCGTGATTGCCGCCGGTAGTGTTGTGATTCGTGACATACCAGAAAATGTAGTGGCAGCAGGTAATCCTTGTAAGGTGATAAGAAAGATCACTGAAAAAGATAGTACAACTACAAACTATCGAAAATGA
- the REE1 gene encoding Ree1p (Cytoplasmic protein involved in the regulation of enolase (ENO1); mRNA expression is induced by calcium shortage, copper deficiency (via Mac1p) and the presence of galactose (via Gal4p); mRNA expression is also regulated by the cell cycle): MVESKNTELSQGTWLNKPKSVFQEAGKVTLETDEKTDFWRETFYGFTRDSGHFLGVETGSAFTAQVRVQGSYESLYDQAGIMVRIDDGHWLKAGIEISDGHAMLSSVLTNGKSDWSTAVYGGNARDFWLRVTVEKGVLRIQVSSDKKTWPLVRLAPFPTSDHYLVGPMACTPERGGLKVTFSEWSLTAPLGKALHDLS, from the coding sequence ATGGTCGAATCTAAGAATACTGAATTATCGCAAGGAACATGGCTCAATAAGCCAAAATCTGTTTTTCAAGAGGCAGGAAAAGTCACTCTGGAAACAGATGAAAAAACTGACTTTTGGCGTGAAACATTTTACGGATTTACCCGTGATAGCGGTCATTTTTTGGGAGTAGAGACAGGTAGTGCTTTTACTGCACAAGTCCGTGTTCAGGGAAGCTACGAGAGTCTTTATGATCAGGCTGGTATCATGGTTCGTATAGATGATGGACATTGGCTCAAAGCTGGCATAGAAATTTCTGATGGCCACGCAATGCTAAGCAGTGTTTTGACAAATGGAAAATCAGATTGGTCAACTGCTGTTTATGGCGGAAATGCTCGCGATTTCTGGCTTCGTGTTACTGTTGAAAAGGGCGTTTTGAGGATTCAGGTGTCCTctgataaaaaaacatgGCCGTTAGTACGTTTGGCTCCATTTCCAACTTCTGACCATTACCTTGTTGGACCAATGGCTTGCACACCTGAGCGTGGCGGATTGAAAGTTACTTTCTCGGAATGGAGTCTCACAGCTCCTTTAGGAAAAGCTTTACATGATTTGAGTTAG